In a genomic window of Meriones unguiculatus strain TT.TT164.6M chromosome 8, Bangor_MerUng_6.1, whole genome shotgun sequence:
- the LOC132656046 gene encoding olfactory receptor 5M8-like → MRRNFTSVTEFILLGLTSHVELQLLLFVLFLVVYVVTVVRNLGMILLIQANARLHTPMYFFLSHLSFVDVCFSSNVTPKMLQIFISERKTISYPACLVQCYLFIALVHVEFYILALMAFDRYMAICNPLLYGGKMSQSICRSLVAVPYVYGALTGLMETMWTYTLAFCGHNEINHFYCADPPLIKLACSDTYRKETSMYIVAGFNLSLSLLIILTSYLYIFPAILRISSTEGKHKAFSTCGSHLTAVTIFYATLFFMYLRPTSKESVEQGKMVAVFYTTVIPMLNPMIYSLRNKDVKDAISKELSRKNAFF, encoded by the coding sequence ATGAGGAGAAACTTCACCTCTGtgactgagttcatccttctgGGACTTACTAGCCATGTGGAGCTTCAGCTTCTCCTTTTCGTGCTGTTTCTGGTGGTCTATGTGGTCACAGTGGTACGCAACCTGGGGATGATCCTGCTCATCCAGGCCAATGCCAGGCTGCACACACCCATGTACTTTTTCCTGAGCCACTTGTCCTTTGTGGATGTGTGCTTCTCTTCCAACGTGACCCCAAAGATGCTCCAGATTTTCATTTCAGAGAGGAAAACTATTTCCTACCCTGCGTGCTTGGTCCAGTGTTACCTGTTCATTGCCTTGGTCCATGTTGAGTTCTACATCCTGGCTCTGATGGCCTTTGATCGGTATATGGCCATCTGCAACCCTCTGCTCTATGGTGGCAAGATGTCCCAGAGCATCTGCCGGTCCCTCGTCGCTGTGCCTTATGTGTACGGAGCACTCACCGGGCTGATGGAGACCATGTGGACATACACTCTGGCTTTCTGTGGCCACAATGAAATCAATCACTTCTACTGTGCTGACCCACCTCTGATCAAGCTGGCTTGTTCTGACACTTACCGCAAAGAAACCTCCATGTACATTGTGGCTGGATTcaacctctccctctccctgctcaTCATTCTCACCTCCTACCTGTATATTTTTCCTGCTATTCTGAGGATCAGCTCTACAGAAGGCAAGCACAAAGCTTTTTCCACCTGTGGCTCCCATCTGACAGCTGTTACCATATTCTATGCAACTCTCTTCTTCATGTATCTCAGACCCACTTCCAAAGAATCTGTGGAACAAGGCAAAATGGTTGCTGTGTTTTATACCACAGTCATTCCCATGCTGAACCCTATGATTTACAGCCTGAGGAATAAAGATGTGAAAGATGCAATAAGCAAAGAACTGTCACGGAAAAATgcctttttctga
- the LOC110566961 gene encoding olfactory receptor 5M5, with protein MLTPKKMVRGNYSMVTEFILLGLTDRPELQPILFVLFLVIYLVTVGGNLGMMVLIRVDSRLHTPMYYFLASLSCLDLCYSTNVTPKMLVNFLSEKKTISYAACLVQCYFFIAMVITEYYMLAVMAYDRYMAICNPLLYSSKMSKGVCIRLIAGPYIYGFLSGLMETMWTYRLTFCGSNIINHFYCADPPLIRLSCSDTFIKETSMFVVAGFNLSNSLLIILISYLFILIAILRMRSAEGRRKAFSTCGSHLVAVTVFYGTLFCMYVRPPTDKSVEQSKIIAVFYTFVSPMLNPIIYSLRNKDVKHAFQKLVRKNVLSK; from the coding sequence ATGCTGACACCTAAGAAAATGGTCAGAGGCAATTACTCCATGGTGACTGAATTTATTCTCTTGGGATTAACAGATCGTCCAGAGCTACAGCCTATACTTTTTGTGCTCTTCCTCGTGATCTATTTGGTCACTGTGGGAGGAAATCTTGGCATGATGGTGTTGATCAGGGTAGATTCACGTCTGCATACCCCTATGTACTACTTTCTTGCCAGCTTGTCTTGCTTGGATTTGTGCTATTCTACCAATGTGACTCCCAAGATGCTGGTGAACTTTTTATCAGAGAAGAAAACCATTTCTTATGCAGCTTGTTTAGTCCAGTGTTACTTTTTCATTGCTATGGTGATTACTGAATATTATATGCTAGCTGTGATGGCCTATGACAGGTACATGGCCATCTGTaaccctttgctttacagcagtAAGATGTCCAAAGGCGTATGTATTCGTCTGATTGCTGGTCCCTATATCTATGGCTTCCTTAGTGGCCTGATGGAAACCATGTGGACATATCGCTTGACCTTCTGTGGCTCCAATATCATCAACCACTTCTACTGTGCTGACCCTCCTCTCATCAGGCTATCCTGTTCTGACACATTCATTAAGGAAACATCTATGTTTGTGGTAGCAGGATTTAACCTCTCCAATTCCCTGCTCATAATCCTCATCTCCTACCTCTTCATTTTAATTGCCATCCTGAGGATGCGTTCTGCTGAAGGTAGGCGCAAAGCCTTTTCCACCTGTGGGTCTCATCTGGTGGCAGTGACGGTGTTTTATGGGACTCTGTTCTGCATGTATGTTAGACCGCCCACAGACAAGTCAGTGGAGCAGTCCAAAATCATTGCGGTGTTCTACACTTTTGTAAGCCCGATGCTCAACCCCATCATTTATAGTCTGAGGAATAAGGATGTGAAACATGCTTTTCAGAAGCTGGTCAGAAAAAATGTTCTTTCAAAGTAA